A DNA window from Mycolicibacter terrae contains the following coding sequences:
- a CDS encoding RecQ family ATP-dependent DNA helicase has protein sequence MIERDEAQAILEQLAGPEARLRDDQWAAIEALVVGRRRALVVQRTGWGKSAVYFIAAKLLRNRGHGPTVIVSPLLALMRNQVAAAERAGVHAATINSSNVTEWAEVQRRVAHADLDVLLVSPERLNNPDFRDDVLPALAARAGLVVVDEAHCVSDWGHDFRPDYRRIRSLIAELGAEVPVLATTATANDRVVEDVAGQLGVGGPDDQDTLVLRGGLDRESLRLSVVQAGGPAQRAAWIGAHLEALPGSGIVYTLTVAQAHDVAADLRAQGFAVAAYTGSTEAADREQLEADLLANRVKALIATSALGMGFDKPDLGFVIHLGAPSSPIAYYQQVGRAGRSTASAEVILLPGPEDQDIWRYFTSLAFPPEAVVRKVIGELSSERPLSTPALEPLVDLNRSRLEMVLKVLDVDGAVRRVKGGWLGTGQPWSYDEQRYRNLAELRRAEQQAMLDYQHTGECRMTFLRAQLNDPHLRAGERCGRCDNCAGPRFDAEVDATAAAATRERLMRPGVELTPRRQWPSGLGKLGVELSGRIADGPEPGRVIGRLTDLGWGARLRRLLDEPDREVPEEVVRAAVAVLARWEWQTRPTAVLGLDSATHPILIESLVDRLAELGRLTRLDTLRYAPGRRASTAANSAYRVAALHDCWQPPAELPAGIGPVLLVDDVADTGWTLTMAARVVRAAGAPQVLPFALASVN, from the coding sequence TTGATCGAACGCGACGAAGCCCAGGCGATCCTGGAGCAGCTGGCCGGCCCCGAGGCGCGCCTGCGCGACGATCAGTGGGCGGCGATCGAGGCGCTGGTGGTCGGGCGTCGTCGAGCGCTGGTGGTGCAGCGCACCGGGTGGGGCAAGTCGGCGGTGTACTTCATCGCGGCGAAGCTGCTGCGCAATCGGGGCCACGGGCCGACAGTGATCGTGTCGCCGCTGCTGGCGTTGATGCGCAACCAGGTGGCCGCCGCCGAACGGGCCGGCGTGCATGCCGCCACCATCAACTCCTCGAACGTGACCGAGTGGGCCGAGGTGCAACGAAGGGTGGCTCACGCTGACCTCGACGTGCTGCTGGTCAGCCCGGAGCGGCTCAACAACCCGGATTTCCGCGATGACGTGCTGCCCGCGCTGGCGGCCCGGGCCGGGCTGGTGGTGGTCGACGAGGCGCACTGCGTCTCGGACTGGGGGCATGATTTCCGGCCGGACTACCGGCGCATCCGGAGCCTGATCGCCGAGCTGGGCGCAGAAGTTCCGGTGCTGGCGACCACCGCGACCGCCAACGACCGGGTGGTCGAGGACGTCGCCGGCCAACTCGGGGTGGGCGGCCCCGACGATCAGGACACGCTGGTGCTGCGTGGCGGCTTGGACCGCGAATCACTGCGGTTGTCGGTGGTGCAAGCCGGTGGTCCGGCGCAGCGGGCGGCCTGGATCGGAGCGCACCTGGAGGCGCTGCCGGGTTCGGGAATCGTCTACACACTCACGGTGGCCCAGGCCCACGATGTGGCCGCCGACCTGCGTGCCCAGGGGTTCGCGGTGGCCGCCTACACCGGTTCGACCGAAGCGGCTGACCGCGAGCAGCTCGAGGCCGACCTGCTCGCCAACCGGGTCAAAGCACTGATCGCCACCTCGGCGCTGGGCATGGGGTTCGACAAGCCGGACCTGGGCTTCGTCATCCATCTGGGCGCGCCGTCCTCGCCGATCGCCTACTACCAGCAGGTGGGACGGGCGGGGCGCTCCACGGCCAGCGCCGAGGTGATCCTGCTGCCCGGCCCGGAGGATCAGGACATCTGGCGTTATTTCACATCGCTGGCGTTCCCGCCGGAAGCGGTGGTGCGCAAGGTGATCGGCGAGCTATCGAGCGAACGGCCACTGTCGACGCCGGCGCTGGAACCGCTGGTCGACTTGAATCGGTCGCGACTGGAGATGGTGCTCAAGGTCCTCGACGTCGACGGCGCGGTGCGTCGGGTCAAGGGCGGCTGGCTGGGTACCGGGCAGCCGTGGAGTTACGACGAGCAGCGCTACCGCAACCTCGCAGAGCTGCGCCGGGCCGAACAGCAGGCGATGCTCGACTACCAGCACACCGGCGAGTGCCGGATGACGTTCCTGCGCGCCCAGCTCAACGACCCGCACCTACGCGCCGGGGAACGCTGCGGGCGGTGCGACAACTGCGCCGGGCCGCGGTTTGACGCCGAGGTGGACGCGACCGCCGCCGCGGCCACCCGGGAGCGGCTGATGCGGCCCGGCGTTGAGCTCACCCCGCGCCGCCAGTGGCCGTCCGGGCTGGGGAAACTCGGTGTCGAGCTGTCCGGCCGGATCGCCGACGGGCCGGAGCCGGGCCGGGTCATCGGCCGACTCACCGACCTGGGCTGGGGCGCCCGGCTGCGGCGGCTGCTCGACGAGCCGGACCGGGAGGTCCCCGAAGAGGTGGTCCGCGCCGCGGTGGCGGTGCTGGCGAGGTGGGAATGGCAGACGCGACCGACCGCGGTGCTGGGTCTTGACTCAGCCACCCATCCGATCCTGATCGAGTCGCTGGTTGACCGGCTGGCCGAGCTGGGCCGCCTGACCCGCCTGGACACGCTGCGCTATGCGCCGGGCCGGCGGGCGAGCACCGCAGCAAACTCGGCCTACCGGGTCGCGGCCCTACACGACTGTTGGCAGCCGCCCGCCGAACTTCCGGCGGGTATCGGCCCGGTGCTGCTGGTCGACGACGTCGCCGACACCGGGTGGACACTGACGATGGCCGCCCGGGTGGTGCGGGCCGCCGGTGCACCGCAGGTGCTGCCGTTTGCGCTGGCCAGCGTGAACTGA
- a CDS encoding EthD domain-containing protein, with amino-acid sequence MEKVVIIARTADFSEEWCRKLRGPVAAKLLDLGLPGLAVNVRDEPVRHAMMTLTTLDPPAAAVISLWTEQYYGPQARAAIALIEAESESAAAYLVTESTPMAPPDPDGGARTPGLANVALLRRPADLDHETWLRRWHIDHTQVAIDTQATFGYTQNVVVRALTEDAPAIDGIVEELFPDGAVSDPYAFYGAADEADLTDRVGRMIASVSAFGAHQNIDTVPTSRYLLRSPFIRTAATT; translated from the coding sequence ATGGAGAAGGTCGTGATCATCGCGCGGACAGCCGATTTCAGCGAGGAATGGTGCCGCAAGCTACGCGGGCCGGTTGCCGCGAAGCTGCTGGATCTGGGGCTGCCGGGGCTGGCCGTCAACGTTCGTGACGAACCGGTGCGCCACGCCATGATGACCCTGACGACACTGGACCCGCCGGCCGCCGCGGTGATCAGCCTGTGGACCGAGCAGTATTACGGGCCGCAGGCCCGGGCCGCCATCGCACTGATCGAGGCCGAATCCGAGTCGGCGGCAGCGTATCTGGTGACAGAATCGACGCCGATGGCACCACCGGACCCCGATGGAGGCGCGCGTACGCCGGGGTTGGCCAATGTGGCGCTGCTGCGCCGGCCCGCCGACCTGGACCACGAGACCTGGCTGCGCCGCTGGCACATTGACCACACCCAGGTGGCGATCGACACCCAGGCGACCTTCGGCTACACCCAGAACGTCGTGGTCCGCGCCCTCACCGAGGATGCGCCGGCGATCGACGGCATCGTCGAGGAACTGTTCCCCGACGGCGCGGTGTCGGACCCGTACGCGTTCTACGGCGCGGCCGACGAGGCCGACCTCACCGACCGGGTAGGGCGCATGATCGCCAGCGTCAGCGCGTTCGGCGCGCACCAGAACATCGACACGGTGCCCACCAGCCGCTACCTGTTGCGGTCGCCGTTCATACGCACTGCTGCGACAACGTGA
- a CDS encoding TIGR03619 family F420-dependent LLM class oxidoreductase gives MSTPQISLQLKTFTDDPGHDWHTTLALGAAMDVAGVDRVVVSDHVVFGENPDAYADPRLGGIAGGRQPTGPDGQWLDPLIVLTALAATTTRIRLGTAVLLAALRRPAVLAKQLATLDVLSGGRLDLGVGVGWQREEYEAAGLAFERRGRLLDHTLEVCRALWTEQRSSYTSPELSFENIHQMPKPAQLQGIPIWVSGTVNDAVARRLARFGTGWIPWGPAIQDPAGAIAEMKQRIAGLGGDPTGLQVLGHAKTAKRADGSLDTAATVASAPALVAAGVTDVRVTCSLPRDTDRATELLSELVEAFRAAT, from the coding sequence ATGAGCACACCCCAGATCTCGCTGCAGCTCAAGACTTTCACCGACGATCCCGGCCATGACTGGCACACCACCCTGGCGCTGGGCGCCGCGATGGACGTCGCCGGAGTGGATCGGGTGGTGGTCTCCGACCATGTGGTGTTCGGCGAGAACCCGGACGCCTACGCCGACCCCCGGCTCGGCGGGATCGCCGGCGGACGACAGCCGACCGGTCCCGACGGCCAATGGCTGGACCCGCTGATCGTGCTGACCGCGCTGGCGGCGACCACCACCCGGATTCGGCTCGGCACCGCGGTCCTGCTGGCCGCGTTGCGCCGCCCAGCGGTGCTGGCCAAGCAGTTGGCCACGCTGGACGTGCTGTCCGGTGGGCGGCTGGATCTCGGCGTCGGCGTCGGCTGGCAGCGGGAGGAGTACGAAGCCGCCGGCCTGGCGTTCGAGCGCCGCGGCCGACTGCTGGACCACACTCTGGAGGTGTGCCGGGCATTATGGACCGAGCAGCGCAGCAGCTACACCTCACCGGAATTGTCGTTTGAGAACATCCATCAGATGCCCAAACCCGCTCAGCTGCAAGGTATACCGATATGGGTCAGTGGAACCGTGAACGACGCGGTGGCACGCAGGCTGGCCCGGTTCGGCACCGGATGGATCCCGTGGGGTCCCGCGATCCAGGATCCCGCCGGCGCCATTGCGGAAATGAAGCAACGCATCGCCGGCCTGGGTGGTGACCCGACCGGCTTGCAGGTGCTGGGCCACGCGAAGACCGCCAAGCGCGCGGACGGCTCCCTCGACACCGCGGCCACCGTGGCATCGGCGCCAGCGCTGGTGGCCGCCGGCGTCACCGATGTGCGGGTCACCTGCTCACTGCCGCGCGACACCGACCGGGCCACCGAGCTGCTGAGCGAACTCGTCGAGGCGTTCCGCGCCGCAACCTAG
- a CDS encoding nuclear transport factor 2 family protein has protein sequence MTALVLSAADQLELSGLVHRYAGYVDARRFDEVAELFTADAELILPKPPEHLEPCVRHNGHAGVLAALSALSTVTRTQHGIVGEFYTGAHIGEASREVASGAITGVAHHWVDSGGQITDHIWYLRYSDVYRRGGQGWRIAVRTLSIDAIETRPARQVRS, from the coding sequence ATGACTGCGTTGGTCTTATCCGCTGCCGACCAGCTGGAGCTGTCCGGGCTCGTGCACCGCTACGCCGGTTACGTCGATGCCCGCCGATTCGACGAGGTGGCCGAATTGTTCACCGCTGACGCCGAACTGATCCTGCCGAAGCCGCCGGAGCACCTGGAGCCGTGCGTGCGCCACAACGGCCACGCCGGCGTGCTGGCCGCCCTGTCCGCGCTGTCCACGGTGACCCGGACCCAGCACGGCATCGTCGGCGAGTTCTATACCGGTGCCCATATCGGCGAAGCATCCCGCGAGGTGGCGAGCGGGGCGATCACCGGCGTGGCGCACCACTGGGTCGACAGCGGGGGCCAGATCACCGACCACATCTGGTATCTGCGCTACAGCGATGTCTACCGCCGCGGAGGTCAAGGCTGGCGGATCGCGGTGCGCACACTGTCGATCGACGCCATCGAGACCCGACCGGCCCGACAGGTGCGATCATGA
- a CDS encoding IclR family transcriptional regulator produces the protein MAGSEKAASGQAASRQSVRSSPPTERVVSILNFLAHHPDQRFGLSELARRTGLSKPTCLGIATTLADAGYLIRDDTDKAYRLGPGLISLGRAAQQSLRVAPEAHEELRRLSDEFGTSAALSAVVEDRITVLELVAAPNAHLGVQAGQSYPFAPPVGLMFVLWDDAALQDWLARQPTIPLRSESERLQRVVDECRADGYLVERLTPGGQRLYGLMAGLPSDLPDELRALLGELVSDIGERVYLRGEAGSRGRHDISVISAPVYDHHQRQTMVVSLHAQRALTDTEISKWARGLLRTADALTAQLGGIKPAPLLSSAP, from the coding sequence ATGGCTGGGTCTGAAAAAGCGGCGTCCGGACAAGCGGCGTCCCGACAATCCGTGCGGTCGTCCCCGCCCACCGAGCGGGTGGTGAGCATCCTGAACTTTCTGGCCCATCACCCTGATCAGCGCTTCGGCCTGTCCGAGCTGGCCCGCCGGACCGGCCTGTCCAAGCCGACCTGCCTGGGTATCGCCACCACGCTGGCCGATGCGGGCTACCTGATCCGCGACGACACGGACAAGGCCTACCGGCTCGGGCCGGGGCTGATCTCCCTGGGCCGCGCCGCCCAGCAGTCGCTGCGCGTGGCCCCCGAGGCACACGAGGAACTGCGCCGGCTCTCGGATGAGTTCGGGACCTCCGCAGCGCTGAGCGCGGTGGTCGAGGACCGGATCACCGTGCTGGAGCTCGTCGCCGCCCCGAACGCGCATCTGGGCGTTCAGGCCGGTCAGAGCTATCCGTTTGCACCACCGGTGGGGCTGATGTTCGTGCTCTGGGACGACGCCGCACTGCAGGACTGGCTGGCCCGGCAGCCCACCATCCCGCTGCGCTCCGAGAGCGAGCGACTGCAACGCGTCGTCGACGAATGCCGTGCCGACGGGTATCTGGTCGAGCGGCTGACACCGGGCGGGCAACGGCTCTACGGGTTGATGGCGGGCCTGCCCAGCGATCTGCCCGACGAGCTGCGGGCCCTGCTCGGTGAGCTGGTCTCCGATATCGGTGAGCGGGTGTATCTGCGTGGCGAAGCCGGCAGCCGGGGCCGCCACGACATCAGCGTCATCTCGGCACCGGTCTATGACCACCATCAACGCCAGACCATGGTCGTGTCGCTGCACGCCCAGCGGGCATTGACCGACACCGAGATCAGCAAGTGGGCCCGCGGACTGCTGCGGACCGCCGATGCGCTCACCGCGCAACTCGGCGGGATCAAGCCTGCGCCGCTGTTAAGTTCGGCGCCATGA
- a CDS encoding SDR family oxidoreductase encodes MTGMLDGKVVVISGVGPGLGSTLAHRFAAAGADLVLVARSADRLEEVAKEVTATGRRALPVPADITDDDQVAHLVRTATAEYDHIDVLINNAFRVPSMKPLAQTTFQHIRDAIELSGLGALRLTQAFTDALAEANGSIVNLNSMVIRHSQPKYGAYKMAKAALLAMSQSLASELGEQGIRVNSVAPGYIWGETLQSYFAHQAGKYGTTVEQIYAATAANSDLKRLPTEDEVASAVLFLASDLASGISGQVLDVNCGEYHN; translated from the coding sequence ATGACCGGAATGCTCGACGGCAAAGTCGTGGTGATCAGCGGGGTCGGCCCGGGGCTCGGCAGCACCCTGGCGCACCGATTCGCGGCCGCCGGCGCCGACCTGGTGCTGGTCGCGCGCAGTGCGGATCGCCTCGAGGAGGTGGCCAAGGAGGTCACCGCCACCGGGCGGCGTGCGCTACCGGTGCCGGCCGACATCACCGACGACGATCAGGTCGCCCACCTGGTGCGGACTGCCACAGCCGAGTACGACCACATCGACGTGCTGATCAACAACGCTTTCCGGGTGCCGTCGATGAAACCGTTGGCGCAGACCACCTTCCAGCACATTCGGGACGCCATCGAGCTCAGCGGGCTCGGCGCCCTGCGCCTGACCCAGGCCTTCACCGACGCGCTGGCCGAGGCGAACGGCTCGATCGTCAACCTGAACTCGATGGTGATCCGGCACTCGCAGCCCAAGTACGGGGCCTACAAGATGGCCAAGGCGGCGCTGCTGGCGATGTCGCAGTCGTTGGCTTCCGAGCTCGGAGAGCAGGGTATCCGGGTCAACTCCGTTGCGCCCGGCTATATCTGGGGCGAGACACTGCAGAGTTACTTCGCTCACCAGGCCGGCAAGTACGGCACCACCGTCGAACAGATCTACGCCGCCACCGCCGCGAACTCCGACCTGAAGCGCCTGCCCACCGAGGACGAGGTGGCCTCGGCGGTGCTGTTCCTGGCCAGCGACCTGGCCAGCGGCATCAGCGGCCAGGTCCTCGACGTCAACTGCGGGGAGTACCACAACTGA
- a CDS encoding sulfotransferase family protein, protein MTARTDVGTVEDLHASATKMVGLDDFGPDDDNYREALGVLLDSYRNEADLTELGSKMNRFFLRGALVARLLAQAGWKQHPEYVDVAVERPIFVTGLPRTGTTALHRLLGADPEHQGLQMWLAEFPQPRPPRDTWEANPVYAQMQAQFARHHEENPDYTGLHFMTADGLEECWQLLRQSLHSVSYETLAHLPSYSRWLSEQDWTPSYQRHRRNLQLIGLNEPGKRWVLKNPSHLFALDAIMAVYPDALIVQCHRPAETIMASMCSLAQHTTEGQSNTFVGAQIGADELETWARGLELFNAQRAQYDQAQFCDIDYHDFVADPLATVAGIYDRFGLPLSDAARQAMADDYAASKTGPRAPKHHYSLEDYGLTAEAVRERFAGL, encoded by the coding sequence ATGACAGCGCGCACCGATGTCGGCACCGTCGAGGACCTGCACGCCTCGGCCACGAAGATGGTCGGCCTCGACGACTTCGGACCCGACGACGACAACTACCGTGAAGCGCTCGGCGTGCTGCTGGACTCCTACCGCAACGAAGCCGATCTCACCGAGCTGGGCAGCAAGATGAACCGGTTTTTCCTGCGGGGCGCGCTGGTGGCCCGATTGCTGGCGCAGGCCGGTTGGAAGCAGCATCCCGAGTACGTCGACGTCGCCGTGGAGCGGCCGATCTTCGTCACCGGGCTGCCCCGCACCGGCACCACCGCGCTGCACCGGCTGTTGGGCGCCGACCCGGAACATCAGGGCCTTCAGATGTGGCTGGCGGAGTTCCCGCAGCCGCGGCCGCCGCGCGACACCTGGGAGGCCAACCCGGTCTACGCGCAGATGCAGGCGCAGTTCGCGCGGCACCACGAAGAGAACCCCGACTACACCGGGCTGCACTTCATGACCGCCGACGGACTGGAGGAGTGCTGGCAGCTGCTGCGCCAGTCGCTGCACTCGGTGTCCTACGAGACCCTGGCGCATCTGCCGAGCTACTCGCGCTGGCTCTCCGAGCAGGATTGGACGCCGTCATATCAGCGGCACCGCCGAAACCTGCAATTGATCGGGCTCAACGAGCCCGGCAAGCGTTGGGTGCTCAAGAACCCCAGTCACCTGTTCGCCCTGGACGCGATCATGGCGGTCTACCCGGATGCGCTCATCGTGCAGTGCCACCGCCCGGCCGAGACGATCATGGCGTCGATGTGCTCGCTGGCCCAGCACACCACCGAAGGGCAGTCGAACACCTTCGTCGGCGCGCAGATCGGCGCCGACGAGCTGGAGACCTGGGCCCGCGGGCTGGAGCTGTTCAACGCCCAGCGCGCCCAATACGATCAGGCTCAATTCTGCGACATCGACTACCACGACTTCGTCGCCGATCCGCTGGCCACCGTGGCCGGCATCTACGACCGCTTCGGCCTGCCGCTCTCAGATGCCGCACGTCAGGCGATGGCCGACGACTATGCCGCGAGCAAGACCGGACCGCGCGCACCCAAACACCACTACTCGCTGGAGGATTACGGCCTGACGGCCGAGGCCGTGCGGGAGCGATTCGCCGGCCTGTGA
- a CDS encoding Rieske 2Fe-2S domain-containing protein, which translates to MSTDNAEVGVREIDTGTLPDRYARGWHCLGPVKDFLDGKPHSIHAFGAKLVVFGDSHGDLHVLDAYCRHMGGDLSRGTIKGDEVACPFHDWRWGGDGRCKLVPYSKRTPRMARTRSFPTDVRGGLLFMWHDPEGNPPPDEVRIPEIPEWSSGEWTDWRWNSMLIDSNCRDIIDNVTDFAHFFYIHYGLPTSFKNVFEGHIASQYLHNVGRPDVPGLGTSYGESELDSEASYFGPSFMINWLHNSYGGFKAESILINCHYPVSHDQFRLMWGVIVQKPKGLDDATTEKIADAMTEGVSKGFLQDVEIWTHKSRIENPLLVEEDGAVYQLRRWYSQFYVDAADVTPEMTDRFEIEIDATVANEKWNAEIAENLRERAEAESTEPVNAE; encoded by the coding sequence GTGAGCACTGACAACGCCGAGGTCGGCGTCCGCGAAATCGATACCGGCACACTGCCGGATCGCTACGCCAGGGGCTGGCACTGCCTGGGCCCGGTGAAGGACTTCCTGGACGGCAAACCGCACTCGATCCACGCCTTCGGCGCAAAGCTGGTGGTGTTCGGCGATTCACACGGTGACCTGCACGTACTCGACGCCTACTGCCGCCACATGGGTGGCGACCTGAGTCGCGGCACCATCAAGGGCGACGAGGTCGCCTGCCCGTTCCACGACTGGCGCTGGGGCGGCGACGGCCGCTGCAAGCTGGTCCCCTACTCCAAGCGGACGCCCCGGATGGCCCGCACCCGCTCCTTCCCGACCGACGTGCGCGGCGGCCTGCTGTTCATGTGGCACGACCCGGAGGGCAACCCGCCGCCCGACGAGGTCCGGATCCCCGAGATCCCGGAGTGGTCCAGCGGGGAGTGGACCGACTGGCGCTGGAATTCCATGCTGATCGACTCCAACTGCCGCGACATCATCGACAACGTCACCGACTTCGCGCACTTCTTCTACATCCACTATGGGCTGCCCACGTCCTTCAAGAACGTCTTCGAGGGCCACATCGCCTCGCAGTACCTGCACAATGTCGGACGCCCCGACGTCCCCGGTCTGGGCACCTCATACGGGGAATCAGAGCTCGATTCGGAGGCGTCGTACTTCGGGCCGTCGTTCATGATCAACTGGCTGCACAACAGCTACGGCGGTTTCAAGGCCGAGTCGATCCTGATCAACTGCCACTACCCGGTGAGCCACGACCAGTTCCGGCTGATGTGGGGCGTCATCGTGCAGAAGCCCAAGGGCCTGGACGACGCGACCACCGAAAAGATCGCCGACGCCATGACAGAAGGCGTCAGCAAGGGCTTCCTGCAGGACGTCGAGATCTGGACGCACAAGAGCCGGATCGAGAACCCGCTGCTGGTCGAGGAGGACGGTGCGGTCTACCAACTGCGCCGCTGGTACTCGCAGTTCTACGTCGACGCCGCCGACGTCACGCCAGAGATGACCGACCGCTTCGAGATCGAGATCGACGCGACGGTGGCCAACGAGAAGTGGAACGCCGAGATCGCCGAGAACCTGCGGGAGCGGGCCGAGGCTGAGTCCACCGAACCGGTCAACGCCGAGTAG
- a CDS encoding gamma carbonic anhydrase family protein has translation MQLFSFNGRSPQIDPTAFVAPTATLIGDVTIEAGASVWFGAVLRGDDAPIVVREGANVQDGSVLHVPPGVPVDIGPGATVAHMCLIHGAHVGAEALIGNHATVLDGAVIGSRSLVAAGATVLAGTQIPDGVLVVGAPAVVKGPLAGTGAEMWIKANPKYYQDLAQRYRAGLEPVEPA, from the coding sequence ATGCAGCTCTTCTCATTCAACGGGCGTTCTCCGCAGATCGACCCCACCGCCTTCGTCGCACCCACGGCCACCTTGATCGGCGACGTCACCATCGAGGCCGGTGCTTCGGTGTGGTTCGGCGCCGTGCTGCGCGGCGACGACGCACCCATCGTGGTGCGGGAGGGAGCCAACGTGCAGGACGGCTCGGTGCTGCACGTGCCGCCCGGTGTTCCGGTGGACATCGGCCCCGGTGCGACGGTGGCCCACATGTGCCTGATCCATGGGGCGCACGTCGGCGCGGAGGCGCTGATCGGCAACCATGCCACGGTGCTCGACGGGGCGGTGATCGGCAGCCGCAGCCTGGTTGCCGCCGGTGCGACGGTGCTCGCCGGCACCCAGATCCCCGACGGCGTGCTGGTGGTCGGCGCGCCCGCCGTGGTCAAGGGTCCGCTCGCCGGGACCGGCGCCGAGATGTGGATCAAGGCGAACCCGAAGTACTACCAGGACCTCGCGCAGCGCTACCGCGCCGGACTGGAGCCGGTGGAGCCCGCCTAG
- a CDS encoding nuclear transport factor 2 family protein, which yields MSTDHPAHLAGQRSRDAVTARDKEAWLSVFADDAIVEDPIGPSPFDPEGKGHRGRDAISAFWDKAIAATDKIEFNFVDSFACGNEEANVGSIVTTMAGHQITTDGVFTYRVNDAGQLIALRAFWEVERAAKTARKL from the coding sequence ATGAGCACCGATCACCCCGCGCACCTGGCAGGCCAACGCTCCCGCGACGCGGTGACCGCCCGCGACAAGGAGGCCTGGTTGTCGGTGTTCGCCGACGACGCCATCGTCGAGGACCCCATCGGCCCGTCGCCGTTCGACCCGGAAGGCAAAGGCCACCGCGGCCGCGACGCGATCTCGGCGTTCTGGGACAAGGCGATCGCGGCGACCGACAAGATCGAGTTCAACTTCGTCGACAGCTTCGCCTGCGGCAACGAGGAAGCCAACGTCGGCTCGATCGTGACGACGATGGCCGGCCACCAGATCACCACCGACGGCGTGTTCACCTACCGGGTGAACGACGCCGGCCAGCTCATCGCGCTGCGGGCGTTCTGGGAGGTCGAGCGGGCGGCGAAGACCGCCCGCAAACTCTAG
- a CDS encoding TIGR03619 family F420-dependent LLM class oxidoreductase, translated as MKYTLSVAMGPVEELVALAQCAEEVGFDAIALPDSLFFMEKAAADYPYTPDGSRMWNSDTPWVDPLIAAAAMGAVTSTLRFYTNVLKLGSRNPLLLARQVGSVANLTGNRFALGVGIGWAPEEFEWCGVPYARRGARVDEMIDVIKLVLAGGMVEFHGEFYDFDRLQMSPAPSAPVPFYVGGHTDVALKRAARIGDGWTSAMMTGAQLAETIGKLQALLAEHDRADVPFEYQAVCIDKFGVDGHRELAAAGVTDNIVIPWMLDGLGFDAPLSAKQDSLKRFADTYIHSGWQE; from the coding sequence ATGAAGTACACCCTCAGTGTCGCGATGGGGCCGGTGGAGGAACTGGTCGCGCTGGCGCAATGCGCCGAAGAGGTGGGTTTCGACGCGATCGCGCTGCCCGACTCGCTGTTCTTCATGGAAAAAGCCGCGGCGGACTACCCCTACACCCCGGACGGCTCGCGGATGTGGAACTCCGACACCCCGTGGGTGGATCCGCTGATCGCCGCCGCCGCGATGGGGGCGGTCACCTCGACGCTGCGGTTCTACACCAACGTGCTCAAGCTGGGGTCCCGCAACCCGCTGCTGCTGGCCCGCCAGGTGGGCTCGGTAGCCAACCTGACTGGCAACCGGTTCGCTCTAGGCGTCGGAATCGGCTGGGCACCGGAGGAATTCGAGTGGTGCGGCGTTCCGTACGCCCGCCGGGGCGCCCGGGTCGACGAGATGATCGACGTCATCAAACTCGTGCTGGCCGGCGGGATGGTCGAATTCCACGGCGAGTTCTACGACTTCGACCGGTTGCAGATGAGCCCGGCGCCGAGTGCGCCGGTGCCGTTCTACGTGGGCGGGCACACCGACGTCGCCCTCAAGCGCGCCGCCCGGATCGGTGACGGGTGGACGTCGGCGATGATGACCGGCGCGCAGCTGGCCGAGACGATCGGCAAACTGCAGGCGCTGCTGGCCGAGCACGACCGCGCCGACGTGCCGTTCGAATACCAGGCGGTCTGCATCGACAAGTTCGGTGTGGACGGGCACCGCGAGCTGGCGGCGGCCGGCGTCACCGACAACATCGTGATCCCCTGGATGCTCGACGGATTGGGCTTCGATGCCCCGTTGAGCGCCAAGCAGGACTCCCTGAAGCGTTTCGCCGACACCTATATCCATTCCGGATGGCAGGAGTAG